The segment atttcttcagcaagtttctggtgtacttggtttgacaaatgaaagtgccttcgttattctgcttgacttgaaggcccggaaaaaagctgagttcccccatcatactcatttgatatcttgactgcatcagtttgtcaaactttttgcaaagtctatcatttgtagaaccaaagatgatatcatcaacatatatctgaacccgaagtaagtcctttccatggttgaggtagaacagtgttttgtctatggttcctctgttaaatccactttccagaagaaactgagctaaagtctcataccatgctcttggagcttgcttaaggccataaagtgctttatcaagcctgtagacattgATAGCCCATAATAAGTCAGGCCCAATTGAAGAGGCCCAGGGCCCAAACATAAGACCCCAGGACACGTGGCggcatcaccaccgtccaggttcCCGAGATCCAGAACATTTCTACGGTCCAgatctgatagtactctgacgGATTCAGCGTTGACCTTGGGGAGcccaggacacgtggcaacatcaccaccTTCCAGGCACCCGGAATCCAGGACGTTCTTACGGTCCAgatctgatagtactctgacgcatcccaggcgtccagatgccctacagtccaaaaggccaacctacggtccagatgaaaagggacaaacccctaaaccctaggaGGAGGCCTATAAAAGGTAGAACAGAAGGAAGGTTACAGGGAACCAGCAAGGATAtactctctctctccctctctcacATATATTTACATGCACATACGTACTCCTCACAAATATATCTGCATAATCCCAACTTTGCCCTTCTTCTCCTCAAAACCCTTTCTCATcctcacgccggaggtgccgcggggacgccacccccctccggttctgttttgtaggttcccaccctacagctaCACCGCACACGGCCATCGTCATAGCCTAGAAGGAGTTTGAGTTCAGACCCTGCAAGGAGAAGGTCCCGGGGTGATCTGGgattatcattggcgctagaaggaggggtcgaaCCTCCGAGAAACACGAAACACCATCTCCCAGTAAGAACCCTAATACCCATCTCTCAGACCCGTTTCTACAAGGTTTATTATTGTAAATTCATAGCATTTCCAAGTAACCATGACTACAAGAAAAAGCAAAGCAGCAGTTTCCACCTCTTTCCTACCGCCTCCTCCCCAACCCAGGGATGGAGACATGGAAGACCTGGACGAAGGGTTCCCCATAACCCGGACTCCCTCTCAAAATCTCCAACCAGGAGATCAGAGAATAGTCATTGAAAAAGCTGCCCACAAACACACAGGGATCACCACAAGCCCATGGGGAAGCATGACCCCGGAACAGATACAGGCGGCTATGGACTTGTGGAAGGAAAAGCAGAACGCCGAGCCGGAGACCCGCCCAGGGGATCAGCGAGAGCGGTCTAAAGAACAGTCCGGAGAATCTCGGGGATCCGTCTTCGACCGGATTGCGAAGAATTTAAAAAAGCCACCAGAGGACGCCAGAGATGAAATAAGAAAAGCTGCCCTCCGGGAGAGAATCCGGAAAGAAGAAGAGGCTAAAGCCCAAGAATCTATAGAAAGGAGGATCCGGGAGGAGGAGGCCAAGCTAAAGAGAAGGGCCCACCGGATTCACATTTCCTCAGACTCAGAACCGGAGAAGGAGTCCAAGCAAGAACAAATGGCCCGGGCCCTTCGAGTCCTTAAAAGGAAAGTGGAGGGCGACATGGAAGTAGGGGCAGCAGCGACCCCGTTCACAAAGAGTCTGGAAGCCACCCCTAGAGAGTCAGGGCTGAAGCATTTCAATTTCGACTCTTTTGACGGGCTGGCTGACCCTGAAGAGCATCTGAACTATTTTGAGCAAATATCCAATATTTATGATTACAGCGACCTGACTAGATGCCGATTCTTCGCATCAACACTGAAGGGGGGCGCTCAGAAATGGTTCAGCCGCATACCATCCCGGAGTGTGGACTCCTGGAGAGACTTCCGCGAGATATTTTTGAAAAGATTTAGGGCCAACCGAATGAACGAGCTGCAGATGTGTCACCTAGAAACAATCCAACAAAGAAGCAAGGAACCCCTTCCGGAATTGAAACTCAAGTTCCCCACCCCAGGAGGCACTGGAGAACTGAAATGAGATAGGGAAATGGCTGGTAGATGCTATGGTCAAGCACTCGTCATGGCAGAAATGGAACCGGAAAACCGGAAGACAATAATGTCCCTGCCCAAGGGACAAAGCAGAAAGAAGCATCGAGAACACCTTAGTAAAAGGCCCCGTTTGGATGTGAACATGATCGAAGACTTCGGATACAGCGTAACCAACGCTGACGCCCGGATTCAAAAGTTTGTAGAGAGCAAGGAGAAGACGAAGGTAGAACCGGCCCAACAGACAATCGAGGTAGATTTGGAACCCGGGAACCCCACCAGAAAAATCAAAATCGGAAAAGGATTGGAAACCACATTCCAAAAGGAGCTTATCGGCCTACTAAAAGAACACGCTGACGTATTCGCCTGGTCCCCGGAAGACATGCCAGGAATCGATGAATCTGTGGCCATGCACAGTCTGGATGTAGATCCAAAGCAAAAACCAATCAAACAAAAGCGAAGGAACTTCGCCCCAGAAAGGCAACAGGCAATCGACCAAGAAGTCGAGAAGTTGTTAAAGGCAGACATAATCTGTGAAATTAAGTATCCGGACTGGCTAGCAAATGTTGTGCTGGTCAAAAAACCCAACGACAAGTGGCGAATGTGCGTGGATTATACAAACCTCAATTCAGCATGTCCTAAAGACTCTTACCCCCTGCCCAATATCGACCAGCTGATAGACGCGACCTCGGGCCATGTCATGTTAAGTTTTATGGATGCCTTCTCGGGTTACAACCAGGTCAAGATGAATCTGGCAGACATTGCAAAAACGGCATTCATCACACACCGGGCCGTCTACGCTTTTGTTATGATGCCGTTTGGGTTAATCAACGCCGGGGCAACATACCAAAAAATGATGAATACCATCTTTAAAGAGCAACTGGGCAGGAACATGGAATCTTACGTTGATGACATGATCGCCAAGTCGGTCACAACCTCAGAACTCATCCGGGAGGAGAATGGCACACAGACCCCGGTATATTATGCGAGCCAAGTCCTGAAAGATGCCGAAACCCGGTACCCCAACCTGGAAAAATTCACACTGGCCCTCGTACACTCGAGCAGAAAGCTAAGACAATACTTCCAAGGCAGGGAAATCAGAGTAATCACCAATCAACCACTTCGCAAAATCATCCACAAACCGGACGCCTCCGGGAGATTAGTCAATTGGGCAATTAAATTGAGCCAATTCAATATCAAATTCATCCCGAGGACaaccataaaagcccaggcgttgGCCGAGTTTGTCATGGAATGTACTTTTCCAGAAACCCCCGAAACACCTGAAACCAGTTCCAAAGGAAAAAAAGAGTCTAACAACCGGGATCTTTGGACGCTATATGTTGATGGCTCGGCCACAGCCGAAAGGTGCGGAGCCGGTCTGATCCTCTCCAGCCCGGATGGATTCGTAATTCAGCAGGCCATCACCTTCGCCTTCaaagcaacaaacaaccaggctGAATATGAAGCCCTACTCTCCGGGCTTAGGCTAGCCAAATCCCTTGGAGTAAGGAGGTTAACAATCTACAGCGATTCTCAGATCGTGGTAAGATAAACCAATGGTGAATATGTCGCAAAAGATCCTAAATTGGCCCGATATCAGGAAATGGTTAGAGCAATCCTGGAAACCATCCCGGACTCGACCATCTTGCAGATAAACAGAGAGGAAAATGCGAAAGCAGACGAGCTGTCCAAGCTCGTCCAGAATACTTCAGATTTAAGCAGTTCGGTTTACTTCGAGGAACTCGGAGCCCCCAGCACCGATAGACAAGAAGTATTTTGTGTTAGCAGCCCGGAGAATTGGATGACACCCTACATAGCCTACCTCGAGGACGGTACCCTGCCGGAAGATCAGAACAAAGCCCAGTACCTCAAGTATAAGGCTGCACGCTTCTTTCTAGAAAACAATCAGTTATACCGGAGAACTTTCTCTGCACCAACTCTAAAGTGCGTTGATCCGGAGGAAGCGCATTACTGCCTCCGGGAGGTTCATGAAGGGATCTGCGGGGATCACCTAGCGGCTAAAGCTCTAGCCtacaaagtcatcagacaaggcTATTACTGGCCAACAATCCACGCTGATTCATTCGCCTATGTCAAAAAATGCAGTAAGTGCCAGAAGTTCAGCAACGTACCAAAACAGGGGTCAAGCCTCCCGGGATCCGTTCTCTCACCGATCCCATTCGCCGTCTGGGGAATTGACATCATGGGTCCTTTCCCTCGAGCGAAAGGGGATCTCCGTTATGTCCTGGTAGCAATAGATTATATGACTAAGTGGGCGGAGGCCAAGGCTATGAGAACCATTAACCAACAAGACTGCATCAAGTTTGTAGACACGATTGTAATGAGGTCCGGGATCCCGATGGTCTTAATCTCGGACAATGGTCCGCAGTTCGTGGGTTCAAATTTTGAAACCTATCTAAAAGAACTCGGGATCAGACACAAAAAAGCATCTGTTGCCCATCCACAAGGGAATGGACAAGTTGAGGTCACAAACAGAATTATACTCCGAGGCCTGGAAAAGAGACTGGAAGACTCTAAAAAGAACTGGCCGGATGAACTCCTGAAGGTTTTATGGTCATACAGAACTACCCCCCGAACGGGAACCGGGGAGACTCCATTCAAGCTCGCCTACGGTACTGAAGCCCGGTTACCGATAGAGACCGGATCCCCTTCTCACAGAGTGACCAACTTTGACGAGGTCTCCAACATAGAAGGCCTCAGGACCAACCTCGAATTCCTGGACGAAGTAAGAGATCGGGCCGTAGAAAAAATGGAAAGCTACAAGGGAAAAACAAAGCTTTACTTTGCGAAGAAAGCCAGAATACGGGAATATGTGGCAGGACATCTAGTACTCCGGGACATTGAAGCCTCGGACCCAACTAACCAGGGAAAACTACAGCCAAACTGGGAAGGCCCTTATATAGTCAAAGAAGTGATCCGTCCAGGAACTTACAAGCTAAGCTACCTCAGCAGAACCGAGGTCCCCAACACCTGGCATGGAACCCgcctaaggaaattctaccaatAAGGAAAAGGTGCACACCCTGGAAACACATCTACATCTATATTATGATATTTTGATGTAAGCACTGTCCTCATTCACCCCAGAATGTAATTTTTGCTCTTAATATGAATGAAAAACTCTGCTTTAAGCGTTCCATAGTTCGAATCAATTTCATTATGTCGGTTATTTACTGACAATCAGATTtaaaaacacagcccatgtgtactttaAAAATTTCTATCAAATGGAGATTTACCTCTGCCCGGGGTCCTATAAAAACTCAACCCATGAGTACTTATAAAAATTCTCAAAGTTAAATGTTTTTACCCCAACCCGGGGTCTacaaaaacacagcccatgtgtactttaAAAATTTCTATCAAATGGAGATTTACCTCTGCCCGGGGTCCTATAAAAACTCAACCCATGAGTACTTATAAAAATTCTCAAAGTTAAATGTTTTTACCCCAACCCGGGGTCTgcaaaaacacagcccatgtgtactttaAAAATTTCTATCAAATGGAGATTTACCCCTGCCCGGGGTCCTATAAAAACTCAACCCATGAGTTAAATGTAAttaccccatcccggggaccGCAAAACACAACCAACGtgtatttataaaatatttttctatcAAATTGAAAATTACCCCTACCCGGGGTCCTATAAAAGCTCAGCCACATGAGTATTCATAAAACTTTAGTAAAGTTAAAAttttaccccatcccggggtcCACTAAGACACAGCCCATGTGtagtaaaaaaaaaataaaaaaaataataattttagcAAGTTAAAATTttttaccccatcccggggtccactaaaacacagcccatgtgtccAAGTCTGAAGCTCTAAACATGCGAATCAATATGAAGGAAACAGAGCATAATAACATTAAACTACCCCGGAAAAACACACCCCGGGGGGCAAACCAAGATTCAAATTACAATCGTCTAAAAAGCCAAAAGGCTTAGTTCGGAATAACTTAAGCTAAAAATAAGGAAATAAAATTACATGCCAAGACATGGCAGAATCTTTAAGCTTCAGCGGCAGAGTCGGCGGGAGGCGAAGGAGGCTGCTCCGGATTGCCCTCTGGTAAAGGAGGCTGCTCAGCAAGTGGCGACCCGGAGAAGAAGGGAACATTGCTGGACGTCCCAACACCAGACTCCATTGCCCAGACAGCTTCCTTTTCCTGCTCCAATCGGGTCTCCTCTTCTATATACTTCTCCAGGAAGACGTCTAGTGTACCTTGAGGCTCCTCGCCGAGATACTTCGAAGCAACATTCCAGCAAATCTGGATCTTCTCCAGCGCTTTGTCATTCAGCTCTTCGAAATACGCGGAAGTCCCCCGGAACCCTGCCAGAACCTCCTCGGGGGTGGGCCGGGCGGCAAGATCATCTTTCAACTTCTGATTTTCAGCCCTCATCTCCCGGACAGAAGCCTCAGCCCGGTCCTGCCTCTCCCGGATCTCATCTATAATCTTCTTATGAGCAGCAGCCTCCCTTGCACTGGCCTCTTTCAACTCCTGGATCTCCCAGGATAGCCTCTCAGATTCAACTTGATAGACTTCGGCAGCATTAGCCTTCGCCTGAAGGCTCCGGGTTATGCAAACCAGTCCAGCAACCCGGGAGTTAGCCTGAAAACATTAAAAGTCATGATTACGCAACACAAAAACAAGAGTACAagaagaaaacaagaaaaatgctTACAGCAGTGATGTCCTCCTGAAGCCCGACCAGGAAGTCATCAAGGGGCTCCTTCCTGTATTTCTTCCTCTCCGCCGTGCTGGCATAATTCTCGAACAACTCCCTCCGGCGAGCCTCCGGGGTAAAACTAGC is part of the Apium graveolens cultivar Ventura unplaced genomic scaffold, ASM990537v1 ctg6110, whole genome shotgun sequence genome and harbors:
- the LOC141703043 gene encoding uncharacterized protein LOC141703043, which codes for MAGRCYGQALVMAEMEPENRKTIMSLPKGQSRKKHREHLSKRPRLDVNMIEDFGYSVTNADARIQKFVESKEKTKVEPAQQTIEVDLEPGNPTRKIKIGKGLETTFQKELIGLLKEHADVFAWSPEDMPGIDESVAMHSLDVDPKQKPIKQKRRNFAPERQQAIDQEVEKLLKADIICEIKYPDWLANVVLVKKPNDKWRMCVDYTNLNSACPKDSYPLPNIDQLIDATSGHVMLSFMDAFSGYNQVKMNLADIAKTAFITHRAVYAFVMMPFGLINAGATYQKMMNTIFKEQLGRNMESYVDDMIAKSVTTSELIREENGTQTPVYYASQVLKDAETRYPNLEKFTLALVHSSRKLRQYFQGREIRVITNQPLRKIIHKPDASGRLVNWAIKLSQFNIKFIPRTTIKAQALAEFVMECTFPETPETPETSSKGKKESNNRDLWTLYVDGSATAERCGAGLILSSPDGFVIQQAITFAFKATNNQAEYEALLSGLRLAKSLGVRRLTIYSDSQIVVR